Proteins from a genomic interval of Paenibacillus sp. RC334:
- a CDS encoding ammonium transporter: MRKKWFVALLAMLTVLAFPVGAFAADGPTNIQLQAGLNTAFTFLAFILVFFMQAGFALLEAGSTRMKNAGHVAGKTILTTGVAALSFWALGFGLGFGNDGGNGFMGLTGFFMSGTDAAVSFDSLSGLDVPITIMFLFHFAFAAVSLSIACGGMAERAKLSVYIIFGILFSIIIYPVVAHWVWGGGWLGKLGMQDYAGSTVVHLTGATAALVATLLLKPRLGKFNKDGKPNIIPGHNQVYSILGVIILWFGWFGFNPGSAVSAMNDGFFGYVAVTTNLAAAAGGVFALLVSWMVYGKADIPSMLNGVLAALVAITGACAFVAPWAALVIGAVAGIITFFTAQWFERARVDDPVYAFSVHGIAGMWGAISTGLFATPELVKITGVGQAGLFYGGGFTQLGVQLLGLVGTFAFVFVISFIILGAMKAIMGIRVTEEEETMGLDISEHGTYGYPEQMKLVAEAEKRSGTVS; this comes from the coding sequence ATGAGAAAAAAGTGGTTTGTTGCATTACTGGCCATGCTGACGGTACTGGCTTTTCCAGTGGGGGCATTCGCTGCTGATGGTCCGACAAATATTCAGCTTCAAGCTGGATTAAACACGGCGTTTACCTTCTTGGCATTTATTCTTGTGTTTTTCATGCAGGCGGGATTTGCATTGCTGGAGGCTGGCTCCACACGAATGAAGAATGCGGGGCATGTCGCTGGTAAAACGATACTCACCACGGGCGTTGCTGCATTGTCATTCTGGGCTCTCGGGTTCGGGCTAGGCTTCGGTAACGATGGCGGCAACGGATTTATGGGGTTGACGGGTTTCTTCATGAGCGGCACGGATGCTGCTGTATCGTTTGACTCCCTTTCAGGTCTGGATGTTCCGATTACAATCATGTTTTTGTTCCACTTTGCTTTTGCTGCTGTGTCTCTTTCTATCGCATGTGGGGGAATGGCAGAGCGTGCAAAATTAAGTGTATACATCATTTTCGGTATCTTGTTCTCCATCATAATCTATCCGGTTGTAGCTCACTGGGTATGGGGCGGCGGCTGGCTTGGCAAGCTGGGCATGCAGGATTATGCCGGTTCGACGGTAGTCCATCTGACAGGCGCTACGGCGGCACTTGTCGCTACACTGCTGCTGAAACCGCGTTTGGGCAAGTTCAATAAAGACGGCAAGCCGAATATTATTCCTGGACATAATCAGGTGTATTCCATACTGGGTGTTATTATTCTCTGGTTTGGCTGGTTTGGATTTAATCCGGGTAGTGCTGTATCGGCCATGAATGACGGTTTCTTCGGGTATGTGGCGGTAACCACGAATCTTGCTGCGGCGGCAGGTGGAGTATTTGCCCTGCTGGTATCCTGGATGGTCTATGGAAAAGCGGATATTCCGTCCATGCTGAACGGTGTACTGGCGGCTTTGGTCGCAATAACAGGGGCGTGCGCATTTGTAGCTCCTTGGGCGGCTCTGGTCATCGGTGCGGTAGCAGGGATTATTACCTTCTTCACAGCACAATGGTTTGAGCGTGCAAGAGTAGATGATCCGGTATATGCATTTTCCGTTCATGGTATTGCAGGGATGTGGGGGGCGATATCCACAGGATTGTTCGCTACTCCTGAGCTGGTGAAAATAACAGGGGTTGGTCAAGCCGGGCTATTCTATGGTGGCGGATTTACGCAATTGGGAGTACAGTTGCTTGGACTGGTAGGGACATTTGCTTTCGTATTCGTTATTTCCTTTATTATTCTGGGTGCGATGAAAGCCATTATGGGAATTCGTGTTACGGAAGAAGAAGAAACGATGGGGCTGGATATAAGCGAGCATGGTACGTACGGCTATCCTGAGCAAATGAAACTGGTTGCCGAGGCTGAAAAGCGTTCTGGGACTGTAAGCTAA
- a CDS encoding exonuclease domain-containing protein — protein sequence MKEPTQGGGFWSALRRGGVPSAIASVMGAPTAQQMAFIRSLTREQRRSEVLRTPLERLETVVFDLETTGFSAQHGDEILSFGAIRVVGDTIMEKEQFYTLVNPRTAIPEHITELTGITREMTDEALPLMDGLHDFMSFVGGRVLVAHASAHDKAFLNAALWKTSKVQLTHRVLDTMMLAKWLEPQQRQTYSLDELLTYQGIPIQGRHHALEDAKMTAKLWVAYVQEMLKRNVTNLADVYAHLSQASI from the coding sequence ATGAAGGAGCCAACGCAGGGAGGCGGCTTTTGGAGCGCTCTTCGCAGAGGAGGAGTGCCATCAGCCATCGCTTCTGTAATGGGAGCTCCTACGGCTCAGCAGATGGCCTTTATCCGTTCCTTGACCCGGGAGCAACGGCGCTCTGAAGTATTGCGGACCCCGTTGGAGCGTTTGGAGACGGTTGTTTTTGATTTGGAAACCACGGGATTTTCAGCGCAGCACGGAGATGAGATTTTATCGTTCGGTGCGATTCGGGTGGTCGGGGATACGATTATGGAAAAAGAGCAGTTTTACACGCTTGTCAATCCACGTACAGCAATTCCTGAGCACATTACGGAGCTTACCGGGATTACCCGGGAAATGACAGATGAGGCTCTGCCGCTTATGGATGGGCTGCATGACTTTATGTCCTTTGTAGGGGGACGGGTGCTTGTAGCGCATGCCAGCGCTCACGACAAGGCTTTTTTGAATGCTGCGCTATGGAAAACATCTAAAGTGCAGCTGACCCATCGTGTTCTGGATACGATGATGCTCGCCAAATGGCTGGAGCCGCAGCAGCGCCAAACGTATAGTTTGGATGAATTGCTGACCTATCAGGGCATACCGATTCAGGGACGGCATCATGCGTTAGAGGACGCGAAAATGACGGCAAAGCTGTGGGTGGCTTATGTTCAGGAAATGCTGAAGCGTAATGTGACCAATTTGGCAGATGTGTATGCTCATTTAAGCCAAGCTTCAATATAG
- a CDS encoding TlpA disulfide reductase family protein: MKKVVFIKFLMVMLVVGVASWGVETKMTYTYAASVPAKNVQTQEENEDGERLEAGKGVDTELDTIEVMQKIQPGQPLPSMILKDLDGKSYNMGVKRDKALVISFWASWCDPCRLEAPVLNELYSKYKHDVDVYGINVTRYDRLEDVQKFSRSLKLQFPVLLDEQGALFERFGGAAFPTHVMVDRHGQVREIIIGMLSEGDLERKIEFLQKKTVPLRSE; encoded by the coding sequence GTGAAAAAAGTTGTTTTTATTAAATTCCTGATGGTTATGCTGGTGGTAGGAGTAGCTTCATGGGGAGTAGAAACAAAAATGACTTATACTTATGCGGCAAGCGTACCGGCTAAAAATGTGCAAACTCAGGAGGAAAATGAGGACGGAGAAAGACTTGAAGCTGGCAAAGGGGTAGATACAGAGTTAGATACTATAGAAGTGATGCAAAAGATACAGCCTGGTCAACCGCTTCCTTCCATGATTTTAAAAGATTTGGATGGCAAATCCTACAATATGGGAGTCAAGCGCGACAAAGCGCTGGTAATTAGCTTCTGGGCCTCATGGTGCGATCCGTGCCGTTTGGAGGCACCTGTACTGAATGAGCTATATAGCAAGTACAAGCACGATGTGGACGTATATGGTATTAATGTAACACGCTATGATCGGTTGGAGGATGTGCAAAAGTTTTCCCGCTCCCTAAAGCTCCAATTTCCGGTTTTGCTTGATGAGCAAGGGGCGCTGTTTGAACGGTTTGGGGGGGCGGCTTTTCCAACTCATGTCATGGTTGACCGTCATGGACAGGTACGTGAAATCATAATCGGCATGCTCAGCGAAGGGGATCTGGAACGAAAAATAGAGTTTCTGCAAAAAAAGACGGTGCCTTTGAGGTCCGAATAG
- the cimA gene encoding citramalate synthase, translating into MSTAISIFDTTLRDGTQGEGISLSADDKLKIAKKLDDLGVHYIEGGIPGSNSKDIEFFKRVQELGLQAKIVAFGSTRRKDSIAAQDANLQRILESGAQAATLVGKSWDFHVHTALQTTLAENLSMIYDSIAFLKQGGMEVIFDAEHFFDGYKNNPEYALAVMKKAEEAGADWLVMCDTNGGTMPHEIQEIVNILQSQLTRSRLGIHTHNDCELAVANTLSAVQAGARQIQGTINGYGERCGNANLCSVIPNLQLKLGYDCLDSDKLKQLHNTARFVSEVANVNLPVNQPYVGNAAFAHKGGIHVSAILRDSRTYEHIAPELVGNKQRVLVSELAGQSNVVSKAQELGITLDPSSNEARGVISRIKELEHQGYQFEGADASLELLIREAGGEVKEMFSFESFKVLVEKTAGRPVVSEAFLKLNVAGTSVYTAAEGNGPVNALDNALRKALSQYFPALRDMHLADYKVRVLDEKDATAAKVRVLIESKNYEDVWSNVGVSENVIEASWEALVDSFRYALLEAPSPKNQQTDLSPQGLVNH; encoded by the coding sequence ATGTCCACCGCTATTTCTATCTTCGATACAACACTACGCGACGGAACTCAAGGAGAAGGAATTAGCTTGTCTGCTGACGACAAATTGAAAATCGCAAAAAAACTCGATGATCTCGGTGTTCATTATATTGAAGGCGGGATTCCCGGGAGCAACAGCAAGGATATCGAATTTTTTAAACGAGTGCAAGAGCTGGGACTTCAGGCAAAGATTGTCGCCTTCGGCAGCACGCGCCGTAAAGATAGCATAGCGGCACAGGATGCCAATTTGCAACGGATTCTGGAATCCGGCGCCCAAGCTGCTACTCTCGTCGGCAAATCATGGGATTTTCATGTACACACTGCCCTACAGACGACGCTAGCAGAAAATCTGTCCATGATTTACGACTCCATCGCCTTTTTAAAGCAAGGGGGCATGGAGGTTATTTTTGATGCCGAGCATTTTTTTGACGGATATAAAAATAATCCAGAATACGCACTCGCCGTCATGAAAAAAGCAGAAGAAGCAGGCGCAGATTGGCTCGTCATGTGCGATACTAACGGTGGTACCATGCCGCATGAAATACAGGAAATTGTCAACATACTGCAAAGCCAGCTGACAAGGTCACGGTTGGGCATTCACACACACAATGACTGCGAATTGGCTGTTGCCAATACACTGAGTGCAGTACAAGCAGGCGCGAGACAAATTCAAGGTACGATTAACGGATACGGCGAGCGTTGTGGTAACGCTAATTTATGCTCCGTCATTCCAAATTTGCAGCTCAAGCTCGGCTACGATTGTTTGGACTCCGACAAACTAAAGCAGCTTCACAACACGGCCCGCTTTGTCAGCGAAGTCGCCAACGTGAATTTGCCTGTGAACCAGCCTTATGTCGGTAATGCCGCCTTTGCTCACAAGGGCGGTATCCACGTGTCAGCTATTCTGCGCGACTCGCGAACCTATGAGCACATCGCCCCCGAACTGGTGGGCAACAAGCAACGGGTGCTGGTCTCTGAACTAGCCGGACAAAGCAATGTTGTGTCCAAAGCGCAGGAACTGGGTATTACCCTTGATCCGTCCAGCAATGAGGCACGTGGCGTCATCAGCCGCATTAAGGAGCTGGAGCATCAGGGCTACCAGTTTGAAGGAGCCGATGCTTCACTGGAACTGCTCATTCGTGAAGCGGGCGGTGAAGTGAAGGAAATGTTCTCATTTGAGTCCTTCAAGGTGCTTGTGGAGAAAACAGCGGGCCGTCCAGTTGTATCCGAAGCGTTCTTGAAGCTGAATGTTGCAGGCACAAGCGTTTATACTGCCGCCGAAGGCAACGGTCCAGTCAACGCACTCGATAATGCACTGCGTAAAGCTCTTTCTCAATATTTTCCGGCACTGCGGGATATGCATCTGGCTGACTACAAAGTACGTGTACTTGACGAAAAAGATGCCACCGCTGCCAAGGTACGTGTGCTCATTGAATCCAAAAATTACGAGGACGTCTGGAGTAACGTGGGCGTATCCGAAAATGTAATTGAAGCCAGCTGGGAAGCACTGGTGGACAGTTTCCGTTATGCGTTGCTGGAAGCACCGTCTCCGAAAAATCAGCAGACCGACCTATCGCCCCAAGGACTGGTAAATCACTGA
- a CDS encoding ferredoxin encodes MAKYTWVEKDTCIACGACGATAPDIYDYDDEGLAEVIFDGDGNQGIKAISDDLFDDMQDACDGCPTDSIKVADEPFNKEG; translated from the coding sequence ATGGCTAAATACACTTGGGTAGAAAAAGATACATGCATTGCGTGCGGAGCCTGTGGTGCTACAGCACCGGACATTTATGATTATGACGATGAGGGCTTGGCTGAAGTGATCTTTGATGGAGATGGAAACCAAGGGATCAAGGCAATTTCAGACGACCTGTTTGATGATATGCAGGATGCTTGCGACGGTTGCCCTACTGATTCTATTAAAGTTGCAGACGAGCCGTTCAATAAAGAAGGTTAA
- a CDS encoding L,D-transpeptidase — protein MNHSPHLKSYVKMHPDNKMAWYLLGKEYESSGQEGKANYCFNRAGEVFEAFEHKQIPADVWMEYQDKLVQMSKEKARRTARTRYLLTTLMVLLLIWVPSANSPGHSRESASVPSGREPVAADNVQVAGVQTSDPNEVAQIGGPGAGGVFTAQARTGSSAGTALADMLAKVSRLPAETTVLGMEQSGSWMLWRDRMQPLLSLQNKGNGGLTVQSYDAAACACKPSDSEKLRKTGLQWAVGQEELAVLNSSMRAFRTQHQRLPQSLDELTGSFPDNMMYGATDGMKKAFTPMRNLLASQGQRAKGAASQQAGSSAESSPLLTSSLYGRPFLGQPLRIVVDKSKHRLGLVSGNVLIRNYPIGLGGDRTPEGKFVITDKVVNPNGKSNGEFGSRGMQLSATNYAIHGTNESDSIGKNESLGCVRMGKEDVEELFALVPSGTEVVIGNGGLPDQVLVPGSRFTTEPQHDQTNPRKTYHWLN, from the coding sequence ATGAATCATTCGCCTCATCTTAAATCGTATGTAAAAATGCACCCTGATAATAAAATGGCTTGGTATTTGCTCGGAAAAGAGTATGAGAGCAGCGGTCAGGAGGGCAAAGCAAATTATTGCTTCAATCGCGCGGGGGAAGTGTTTGAAGCCTTCGAGCATAAACAGATTCCGGCAGACGTATGGATGGAGTATCAGGATAAACTGGTTCAGATGTCTAAGGAGAAGGCGCGGAGAACGGCTCGAACGCGTTATTTGTTAACTACGTTGATGGTACTTCTTCTGATATGGGTGCCTTCAGCCAATTCGCCGGGCCATTCGAGGGAAAGTGCATCCGTTCCGTCAGGAAGAGAGCCTGTGGCAGCCGACAATGTCCAAGTGGCAGGAGTACAGACTTCTGACCCGAATGAAGTGGCTCAGATCGGTGGGCCTGGTGCTGGTGGCGTGTTTACCGCCCAAGCGCGCACAGGCAGTTCAGCAGGAACGGCACTTGCAGATATGTTGGCAAAGGTTAGTCGTCTACCAGCCGAGACCACAGTGCTGGGCATGGAGCAAAGCGGTTCTTGGATGCTCTGGAGAGATCGTATGCAGCCGCTGCTTAGTTTGCAAAACAAAGGAAATGGAGGCTTGACTGTCCAGTCTTACGACGCAGCAGCGTGTGCTTGTAAGCCGTCGGACAGTGAAAAGCTTCGAAAAACAGGTCTGCAATGGGCTGTGGGACAGGAAGAACTGGCTGTGCTGAATAGCTCCATGCGTGCTTTTCGTACGCAGCATCAACGTCTTCCTCAAAGTCTCGATGAGCTGACCGGAAGCTTTCCAGATAATATGATGTACGGTGCGACAGACGGAATGAAGAAGGCTTTTACACCTATGCGTAATTTACTTGCTTCACAGGGACAGAGAGCTAAAGGAGCAGCAAGCCAACAAGCTGGCTCGTCGGCTGAAAGCAGTCCTTTGCTGACGTCGTCGCTGTATGGACGGCCTTTTCTAGGGCAGCCGTTGCGGATTGTGGTAGACAAGTCGAAGCACAGGCTCGGATTGGTGAGTGGTAATGTGCTGATCCGCAATTATCCTATCGGATTGGGTGGAGATCGAACTCCGGAAGGGAAGTTTGTGATTACGGATAAAGTTGTAAATCCGAACGGTAAGTCCAACGGTGAGTTTGGCAGCCGAGGTATGCAGCTGTCTGCAACGAATTATGCCATCCATGGCACCAACGAGTCGGACAGCATTGGCAAAAATGAGTCGCTAGGCTGCGTTCGCATGGGCAAAGAGGATGTGGAGGAGTTATTTGCTCTCGTACCTTCAGGTACAGAGGTGGTCATTGGTAACGGGGGACTGCCTGATCAAGTGCTTGTGCCTGGCTCCCGATTTACAACTGAGCCGCAGCACGACCAGACGAATCCCCGCAAAACCTATCACTGGCTAAATTAG
- a CDS encoding quinone-dependent dihydroorotate dehydrogenase — translation MLYRRIVKPVFFKMSPETAHHVVIDGLKYAGALPGGTATLRGMYGVKETEDLAVDLFGLHFPNPIGLAAGLDKNAEAVAGFSSIGFGFMEVGTVTPVGQPGNDRPRLFRLPPDEALVNRMGFNNLGAESMAKRLAALKHRPVPVAVNIGKNKNTPNEDAHKDYEKCISALYPYADFFVVNISSPNTPDLRKLQHGSELKSLLEAVRAEMGVQATKYGGAKSVLVKIAPDVSDEELEYMTDAIAASGVDGIIATNTTISRAGLTHRNASETGGLSGKPLRDRSTEVIGRVYRQTDGKLPIIGSGGIFSSRDAYDKIKAGASLIEIYTALIYEGPEVNRTLHAGLRELLRKDGFRHITEAVGADHR, via the coding sequence GTGTTGTATCGAAGGATTGTGAAACCTGTTTTTTTCAAAATGAGTCCAGAGACGGCCCATCATGTCGTCATTGATGGCTTGAAGTATGCGGGGGCGCTTCCCGGTGGAACAGCAACGCTGCGGGGAATGTACGGAGTCAAGGAAACGGAGGATCTTGCGGTTGATCTGTTCGGCCTTCATTTTCCCAACCCGATTGGACTGGCTGCGGGATTGGATAAAAATGCGGAGGCAGTTGCCGGCTTTTCCTCGATCGGGTTTGGTTTTATGGAAGTGGGCACGGTGACACCTGTGGGACAGCCCGGCAATGACCGCCCTCGTTTGTTCCGGTTGCCTCCCGATGAGGCGTTAGTGAATCGGATGGGTTTTAACAATCTGGGTGCGGAAAGCATGGCTAAACGTCTGGCTGCGCTAAAACATCGGCCTGTTCCGGTCGCTGTTAATATTGGTAAAAACAAAAACACGCCTAATGAGGATGCCCATAAGGATTATGAGAAGTGCATTTCCGCGCTGTATCCGTATGCGGACTTTTTTGTAGTGAATATTAGTTCACCGAATACGCCGGATTTACGAAAGCTCCAGCATGGCAGTGAGCTGAAATCGCTGCTGGAAGCTGTTCGAGCAGAGATGGGAGTACAGGCGACGAAGTATGGCGGAGCCAAGTCTGTACTGGTCAAAATTGCGCCGGACGTATCAGATGAGGAACTGGAATATATGACAGATGCGATTGCGGCCAGTGGAGTAGACGGTATCATCGCGACGAATACGACAATTTCGAGGGCTGGCCTGACGCACCGGAATGCGAGTGAGACGGGAGGGCTGAGCGGTAAGCCGCTGCGTGACCGTTCTACAGAGGTCATCGGACGAGTGTATCGCCAAACAGATGGCAAGCTGCCGATTATCGGATCGGGCGGCATTTTCAGCAGTCGTGATGCTTACGACAAAATTAAAGCAGGCGCAAGCCTGATTGAAATTTATACAGCATTGATCTATGAGGGACCGGAAGTGAACCGGACATTACATGCCGGTCTGCGTGAGCTGCTGCGAAAGGACGGCTTTAGACACATTACCGAGGCTGTTGGTGCAGATCACAGATAA
- a CDS encoding GTP pyrophosphokinase family protein: MDGRDWGTFLLPYDQAVEELKVKFKTMRAELKKREEYAPIEFVTGRVKKISSILDKAKRLQVPSDQLETGIEDIAGIRIMCQFVEDIRRVAEYIRRRKDLTVLYEKDYITNYKDSGYRSFHMIVEYPVQTALGLKIVLAEIQIRTLAMNFWATIEHSLSYKYRESLPDNMRTRLKKAAEAAFVLDNEMSSMRLEILEAQKKFEDEANIVSKVLTGMHRLYFYHKISETIDAQRRFNELWERHDMEGIKLLHDEVRDLLVASTKEDDRDEY; encoded by the coding sequence ATGGACGGAAGAGACTGGGGAACATTTTTGCTGCCATATGATCAGGCGGTGGAGGAGCTTAAGGTCAAGTTCAAAACAATGCGTGCGGAGCTGAAAAAGCGCGAGGAATACGCTCCTATCGAATTCGTAACCGGACGGGTGAAAAAAATATCAAGCATCCTCGATAAAGCGAAGAGATTACAGGTTCCTTCTGATCAGCTGGAGACGGGAATCGAGGATATTGCAGGAATCCGCATCATGTGCCAATTTGTTGAGGATATCCGGCGGGTAGCCGAGTATATTCGAAGACGCAAGGATTTGACTGTACTGTATGAAAAGGACTATATCACCAATTATAAAGATAGCGGATATCGCAGCTTTCATATGATTGTGGAATATCCAGTGCAGACAGCGCTTGGATTAAAAATTGTGCTGGCAGAAATTCAGATCCGTACCTTAGCCATGAATTTTTGGGCAACCATCGAACATTCCCTCAGTTATAAGTATCGTGAAAGCTTACCGGATAATATGCGGACACGGTTGAAAAAGGCAGCTGAGGCGGCCTTTGTACTGGATAATGAAATGTCTTCGATGCGTCTTGAAATATTAGAAGCGCAGAAGAAGTTCGAGGATGAAGCGAATATCGTATCCAAGGTGCTGACGGGTATGCACCGTCTGTATTTCTACCATAAGATCAGTGAAACGATTGATGCGCAGCGCAGGTTCAATGAGCTGTGGGAACGGCACGACATGGAAGGGATCAAGCTGCTCCATGATGAAGTCAGGGATTTGCTGGTAGCTTCTACCAAGGAAGACGACAGGGATGAGTATTAA
- a CDS encoding DUF309 domain-containing protein translates to MVNVSYEPLYVAYLVYFNRDRDYFECHEVLEELWLKLDRDPVYKGLLQIAVGLYHFRNGNFRGGHMMLDSAVHKLEHASPQALGINMVKLVDEARACASQLAAAVVGGSADLQRQPPVYRDLTIEIVNPGLRQAVEDASSSIPANIPQQRGPRRGEKHEQRQQALEASVRRRQAGRSSCSASPGTKGTT, encoded by the coding sequence ATGGTGAACGTTTCCTATGAACCGTTATACGTGGCTTATTTGGTATATTTCAATCGGGATCGGGATTATTTTGAATGTCACGAGGTACTGGAAGAGCTGTGGCTAAAGCTGGACCGTGACCCTGTATATAAAGGTTTGCTGCAAATTGCTGTAGGGCTGTATCATTTTCGCAACGGAAATTTCCGAGGCGGACATATGATGCTGGACAGCGCGGTACACAAGCTGGAGCATGCGTCTCCGCAGGCGCTGGGCATTAACATGGTGAAGCTGGTGGACGAGGCGCGCGCTTGCGCCAGCCAGCTTGCCGCGGCTGTTGTAGGTGGCTCGGCAGATCTCCAGCGCCAGCCGCCAGTTTATCGGGATTTGACGATTGAAATCGTCAATCCCGGGCTGCGTCAGGCCGTGGAGGACGCATCGTCGTCCATACCAGCCAATATCCCGCAGCAGAGAGGCCCGCGGCGTGGGGAAAAGCATGAGCAGCGTCAGCAGGCGCTTGAGGCTTCTGTGAGGCGCAGACAGGCGGGCCGCAGCTCCTGCTCTGCCTCCCCTGGTACGAAGGGCACGACGTAA
- a CDS encoding thioredoxin family protein: MNTQKSNKKKLIPVIGFFVVLVILLGVLLALNSGTKNKLYGVSTASLKPATQELLNDPNYQQIIKPEDLQSKIDKKENFFVYHFASDCVHCRATTPKLMPLSKQENITMHEFNLREYEDGWDKYKIEYTPTLIYYEKGVEKERMVGGLKESPSDNGYTLDDFKAFFEKYKKNVTS, encoded by the coding sequence TTGAACACCCAAAAATCCAACAAAAAAAAGCTTATACCTGTCATTGGCTTTTTTGTTGTGCTCGTCATTTTGCTTGGGGTGCTGCTCGCTTTGAATTCAGGCACCAAAAACAAGCTGTATGGCGTTTCCACAGCCTCGTTAAAGCCTGCCACCCAAGAGCTGCTGAATGATCCAAACTATCAGCAGATTATTAAACCGGAGGATCTGCAAAGCAAAATTGACAAAAAAGAAAACTTTTTCGTCTATCATTTTGCATCCGACTGTGTACATTGCCGCGCCACCACTCCCAAGCTAATGCCTTTGAGCAAGCAGGAGAACATTACCATGCACGAATTTAACCTGCGTGAGTATGAGGACGGCTGGGACAAATACAAAATTGAGTACACCCCTACACTCATCTATTATGAAAAAGGCGTGGAAAAAGAGCGTATGGTAGGTGGTTTGAAGGAAAGCCCTTCCGACAACGGCTATACACTCGACGATTTCAAAGCCTTTTTTGAAAAATATAAAAAGAATGTAACTTCCTAA
- a CDS encoding RsmB/NOP family class I SAM-dependent RNA methyltransferase yields MGVQLPTAFVKRMEQLLGDEFEAFMAAYDHTPHAGIRVNTLKISVEAFKAISPFELRPIPWCDTGFYVPYGTKPGLHPYYHAGLYYVQEPSAMSPVELLNVAQGEAVLDLCAAPGGKSTQIAAKLQGSGLLVTNDISADRTKALAKNVELYGVRNAVVLNESPDRIANAFPHFFDKILIDAPCSGEGMFRKDEDMAKQWENHSVDKCVVMQRDILRVAASMLSDGGRIVYSTCTFAPEENEGMIAEFLEAHPDFDVVPASSGTGFASGHPEWVSEAVAAAHPELCGTARLWPHLIEGEGHFIAVLQHQGSRTAKADNQRLSIKEAPMANGKGRSATGVYKRNGKGMDGKSGKGTNARGFGNNKSRSGKDAAKWDGRGQHDVLESYRYFLQEQLEASFTGHTVVYGDRIYQSPLESYRLDGLKVVRPGWFMGTDKNGRFVPSHPLAVALRPSEAVRSINLSSSDTDAIRYLKGETLSIPAQRMTLQNEAQPKGYTLVCIDGYSVGWGKWQDGMLKNEYPTGWRWTSV; encoded by the coding sequence ATGGGTGTACAGCTCCCTACAGCATTTGTGAAGCGCATGGAGCAACTGCTCGGCGACGAGTTTGAGGCTTTTATGGCTGCTTATGACCATACGCCTCATGCCGGGATACGCGTCAATACGTTAAAAATTTCGGTGGAGGCGTTTAAGGCGATTTCGCCGTTTGAACTGCGGCCAATTCCGTGGTGTGATACAGGTTTTTATGTTCCGTACGGCACAAAGCCGGGGTTACATCCTTATTATCATGCGGGACTGTATTATGTGCAGGAACCAAGTGCAATGTCTCCGGTAGAATTGCTAAATGTTGCTCAGGGTGAGGCTGTATTGGACTTGTGCGCTGCACCGGGCGGGAAATCGACCCAAATTGCGGCCAAGCTGCAAGGAAGCGGTCTGCTCGTAACGAATGATATTAGCGCAGATCGAACCAAGGCATTGGCCAAAAATGTGGAATTATATGGTGTGCGAAATGCCGTAGTGCTGAATGAAAGCCCGGATCGAATCGCAAATGCCTTCCCGCATTTTTTTGATAAAATATTAATTGACGCTCCTTGCTCGGGAGAAGGGATGTTTCGCAAGGATGAGGATATGGCGAAGCAATGGGAAAACCATTCGGTGGACAAATGTGTAGTTATGCAGCGGGATATTTTGCGAGTGGCAGCATCTATGTTAAGTGACGGGGGAAGAATTGTTTATTCGACCTGTACCTTTGCACCGGAAGAAAATGAAGGGATGATCGCAGAGTTTCTGGAGGCACATCCTGATTTTGACGTTGTTCCTGCTTCTTCAGGAACGGGCTTTGCTTCAGGTCACCCGGAATGGGTGAGTGAAGCGGTCGCGGCAGCCCATCCGGAACTGTGTGGAACGGCACGCCTTTGGCCCCATCTTATAGAGGGTGAGGGTCATTTTATCGCTGTGTTGCAGCATCAAGGCAGTCGTACAGCTAAAGCGGATAATCAGCGGCTGTCCATCAAGGAAGCGCCAATGGCAAACGGAAAGGGCAGATCTGCAACTGGTGTTTACAAACGGAATGGAAAAGGGATGGACGGGAAATCGGGTAAAGGAACGAATGCACGCGGTTTCGGGAACAACAAGTCTCGTTCTGGTAAAGATGCGGCAAAATGGGATGGACGCGGACAACATGATGTACTGGAGTCCTATCGCTATTTTTTACAGGAGCAGCTTGAGGCGTCATTTACAGGCCATACGGTAGTCTACGGAGATCGGATTTATCAATCGCCGCTGGAATCCTATCGTCTGGACGGGCTTAAGGTGGTCCGTCCGGGCTGGTTTATGGGAACAGACAAGAATGGTCGGTTTGTCCCTTCGCATCCGCTGGCGGTGGCTTTGCGCCCTTCTGAGGCGGTCAGGAGTATAAACCTCTCCAGTTCAGACACGGATGCCATCCGTTATTTGAAAGGTGAAACGCTATCCATCCCGGCTCAGCGAATGACGCTGCAGAACGAAGCACAGCCCAAAGGTTACACTCTCGTATGCATTGACGGATATTCTGTCGGATGGGGAAAATGGCAGGACGGTATGCTCAAAAATGAATACCCTACAGGCTGGAGGTGGACATCAGTATGA